GGGCACCGGCCAGGGCGGCACGCGGGCCGTTCACGCGCTCGATCTCGTCGAGGGCGTAGGCGAGCGAGCTCTGCATGCGGACGCCGAGGACGTCGAGCTTGAGCAGGCCGGCGTCGTTCATGTCGTACTTGTCGAACTGGCTCATCGGCAGGCCGATGCCGCTCGGCTGGACGGGGGTCGTGCTGAGCAGGTCGGAGTCGCCGAGGATCACCCCGCACGGGTGCATCGAGATGTGTCGGGGCAGACGGTCGAGCCGTTCGCTGAGGTCGACGAGCAGGTCGATCTGGTCGTTGCTGCGGGCCAGCTCGGCGATCTCGCGCATTTCGGGTTTCTCGGCCATCGCGGTGCGCAGGTCGCGGGCGTTCGACCGCCAGACGTTCTTGGCCACGAGGTCGATCTGCTCGTCGTCGAGCCCCAGTGCGAGACCGGCGTCACGCACCGCACCGCGCCCGCGGTACGTCGACTGCATCGACATGAGCGTGACCCGGTTGCTGCCGTACCGGTCGAAGATCGCCCGGTAGACCTCGTGCCGCCGGGCCGCCTCGACGTCGATGTCGATGTCGGGCAGGGTCTCGCGCTTGTTGCCGAGGAACCTCTCGAACAGCAGGTCGTGCTCGATCGGGTCGACGTTCGAGATGCGCAGCAGGTAGGTGACGAGGCTGCCGGCACCGGAACCCCGCGCCGCGTTGCGCACCCGCAGGTCGCGCATCAGCGCCGAGACGTCGGCCACGGTGAGGAAGTACCCGGCGAAGCCGAACCCGGTGATGATGCCGAGCTCGTAGCGCATGCGGTCTTCGACCTTGTCGCGCAGGGCCCGGTCGGCGTCGCCGAAGCGTTCGGTGACACCGGCCTGGGCCTGCCGGAACAGCGCCTGGTCGGGGTCGCCGTCGACGCCGATCGCACTGAGCTCGGGCACCTTCGGGCGGCCCCAGCCGAGGTCGGCGACGGGGTCGAGGCGGCACCGGTCGGCCAGGCGCTCGGTCGCGGCGAGCATCTCGTCGCCGGCGCTGCGGGGCAACGACGAGGCGTCGCTCACCAGACGGGCCAGCCGGCGCATGTCGGCGGGGCCCTTGAGGTACGCCTGGGCGTTCGGCTGCGGCCGGAACGAGCCGAGCGCGGCCAGGTGGCCGGCGGAGTCGAGCACGTCGGCCGTGACGGCCTCGTCGGGATCGAGGTACCGCACGGCGTTCGTGAGCACGGCCGGCACCCCGACGTGGTCCGCGAGCTCGAGCATGCGTGCCGCGTGCCGGATGCTGCGGCTCTCACCCGGCTCGGTCAGATGGCAGACCACCTCGACCACCACGCCGCCCGGCAGCGTCGCCGCCCAGTCGGCGAGTGACGCCGCGGCCTCGGTGTGTCGCCCCGCCTGGACCAGCCGTCCCACGTCGGAGTCGGGCCCCAGCAGCACGGTCGCCGCCGGCTCGGTCTCGCCCTGGACGAAGCCCCGCACCCGGGACCGGGCGATGGTCGCCACGCTGTTGGCACTGCCGCTGGCACGACGGGTGGCCCGACCGTGCGACGCGCTGATCAGCCGACACAGCGCCGCCCACCCCGCCTTCGCCGGCCCGCCGCCCCGCGCCCCGTGCGCCAGCACCACGATGCGGTCGACCCCGCCGGCTCCGTCGGGACCCCCGCCGGCTCCGTCGGGACCCCCGCCGTCCGCACCACCGCCCACGACCCCCTCGCGGTCGTCCCGGCAGCCCAGCTCGACCCCGACGATCGGGTCGACGCCCGCCGTCCGGCAGGCCCCGACGTGCCGGATCGCCCCGTACAGCCCGTCACGGTCGGTGATCGCCGCCGCGTCGGCACCCGCCGCGACGGCGGCGTCGACGAGCGCCTTCGGGTGCGCCGTGCCGTGGTGGGCGCTGAACGCCGACGCGACGCGCAGGTGGGTGAAGCTCATGGTCGGTACCTCGGGCTGCTGAACCCCCGGCCGGGTCGTTCGAACAGGTGTTCGACCAGTGTACGTCGCTCCGATCGTGCCGTCCCACCGCCGGGCCCACCCGTGGCCTCCCGCGGCCTGTCATCATCGGGGCATGCCCGATCGACGCTCCACCCCACCCGATCGACGCCCCACCCCGCCCGATCGCCGGGCCGCCCTGCGTCGCGACGCCCGCACCGCGACCCACTGGACCCGTGTCCTCCTGGCCCAGCCGCGCCTCCTGCTCGCCGTGAAGACGGCGCTCGCCGCGGCCCTCGCCTACTGGATC
This genomic interval from Frigoribacterium sp. Leaf415 contains the following:
- a CDS encoding DNA polymerase III subunit alpha yields the protein MSFTHLRVASAFSAHHGTAHPKALVDAAVAAGADAAAITDRDGLYGAIRHVGACRTAGVDPIVGVELGCRDDREGVVGGGADGGGPDGAGGGPDGAGGVDRIVVLAHGARGGGPAKAGWAALCRLISASHGRATRRASGSANSVATIARSRVRGFVQGETEPAATVLLGPDSDVGRLVQAGRHTEAAASLADWAATLPGGVVVEVVCHLTEPGESRSIRHAARMLELADHVGVPAVLTNAVRYLDPDEAVTADVLDSAGHLAALGSFRPQPNAQAYLKGPADMRRLARLVSDASSLPRSAGDEMLAATERLADRCRLDPVADLGWGRPKVPELSAIGVDGDPDQALFRQAQAGVTERFGDADRALRDKVEDRMRYELGIITGFGFAGYFLTVADVSALMRDLRVRNAARGSGAGSLVTYLLRISNVDPIEHDLLFERFLGNKRETLPDIDIDVEAARRHEVYRAIFDRYGSNRVTLMSMQSTYRGRGAVRDAGLALGLDDEQIDLVAKNVWRSNARDLRTAMAEKPEMREIAELARSNDQIDLLVDLSERLDRLPRHISMHPCGVILGDSDLLSTTPVQPSGIGLPMSQFDKYDMNDAGLLKLDVLGVRMQSSLAYALDEIERVNGPRAALAGALPVDVPYVNRQGRIELDEIPHDDEPTFEAIRTTHTLGMFQIESPGQRELIGKMQPDRYEDLIADISLFRPGPMKGNMIAPFLDTKHGFQQPDYLHPSFASFLDDSYGVVIYHEHVLRILEATMQVSLAEADEIRRHMGKGDDDALEATFRERTRGNLDPATGRRRFDDAAVDRIWAALKGFGSFGFCKAHGAAFALPTYQSAWLKTHYPAEFLAGILTHDPGMYPKRLLLTEARRMGVPVLPLDVNASTDVYRVERLRPPATPIAPTRVGDLGLRLSLADVHGISDAELARVVVNRPYDSITDFWQRATPSRSLFERLAQVGALDSVAGPGRTRGDVLARVRALTGRSSRPKATDVENQLDFSIDDSDTVPTGTPDVDARQRVADELDILSMEVSEHVIESYRPMLDDLGVVRAADLRDHWNGTTVLVAGIRIATQTPPMRSGKRVVFISLDDGSGCSDSTFFEEAQARAGSLLFGTQLMVIQGRTRRTGERGISLEAENAWDLKAMWRDWNATRASSSLAVGNS